One window of Pelmatolapia mariae isolate MD_Pm_ZW linkage group LG18, Pm_UMD_F_2, whole genome shotgun sequence genomic DNA carries:
- the dhx30 gene encoding ATP-dependent RNA helicase DHX30, with amino-acid sequence MALPGVLLVRLRALCNIGKCVHSGCKTTSDLSKEMRWYGTKSPSFQKNATSYFQSKRVDSRRHLLKEFPDPKSLLHNTISRSLGVSDLSQLIQYSCMEHAGVKKATVTLQWPCKIEEEGYGSKKSEAEQFAAAAACQKLREMGVIGPNNQLPRRRAGRGRGGLHTPLHDNEDNSWTGDIYRGRANDRAPAKEDDSNVSEALSLFPQPKSLLNRVIQVAISSNNIWELLQFRTTGGKLKKCELTLLWPEEMTFTAKAGSRAAAETRAAALACMKLKELELLDKDNNPLTHAKYHREKVREAGERERRPLPLEIPKYLEQSMREYLTQYPVTTEVQKLWEEEEAKEQQTINRNDEEEEDFITDAITGRPYRPLSESEAQQLSIHMQERWNRANPELSLELPVDAHRQRVISAVQASRVVVIAGETGCGKTTRIPRFLLEDRVRGGSGAECNILVTQPRRISAVSVAHRVAQEMGPALKQSVGYQVRLESRLPEHSGGALLFLTVGVLLRKLQSNPTLKGISHVVVDEVHERDINTDLLLALLRTSLNENPDLRVVLMSATGDNQRLAQYFGGCPIVKVPGFMHPVRDKYLEDVLKEMGRQSQVPERVKTDKENDATPDLDLVADVIEHIDRCGEPGAVLCFLPGWQDIKAVQEKLEEKPRFSSGSQMILPLHSSLSVADQQAVFQRPQVGQRKIVLATNIAETSVTIDDIVHVVDAGTHKEQNYDPRTKVSCLDTVWISRSNVTQRKGRAGRCQPGQSYHLFSRKQLESMPPFPIPEILRTPLESLVVQAKIHSPNSKAVDFLSQVLDSPEPESVRDAVRNLQDIGVLDRTETLTPLGDRVACMSCDPRLGKILVLSSMFRCVLPMLSVAACLSRDPFHNSLQNRALVNKAKEALSGSSYSDYLVFSRAVLGWRKVQQEGNREDRDEFLERHTLSKASLRFINGLISQFSENLHDAGLVSHPGDCQRYTSLYNEHSNQDELLKAVLLAGLYPNLIQVKKGVVTKGGRFRPNSISLRTLSGPVLLHRSSVNRGEEDLPSRWLTFFSAIKSNGNVFIRDSSAVHPLALLLLTDCDITEMVHGDKIEVSFPGRSLVRCELPVETWELLWELRTSIQTMLHRNLNSPSNTNASQDGKLISLLVELLNNTDSNPLIHSSDSEVD; translated from the exons ATGGCGCTACCCGGTGTTTTACTCGTGCGTTTGAGAGCGCTGTGCAATATTGGCAAATGCGTTCATAGCGGCTGTAAAACAACGTCTGACTTGAGTAAAGAAATGCGATGGTATGGGACCAAATCTCCAAGCTTTCAGAAGAATGCGACATCTTATTTCCAGAGTAAACGAG TCGATAGCAGACGCCACCTcctgaaggagttcccagatcCTAAAAGCCTCCTGCACAACACCATCTCACGGTCACTGGGAGTCAGCGACCTCTCTCAGCTCATCCAGTACAGTTGCATGGAACATGCTGGTGTTAAG AAGGCCACTGTCACGCTACAGTGGCCCTGCAAGATAGAAGAGGAGGGTTACGGCTCAAAGAAGAGCGAGGCAGAGCAATTTGCAGCAGCTGCCGCTTGTCAGAAGCTCAGA gaaatgggtgtgattgggccAAACAACCAGCTCCCCAGGAGGAGAGCTGGCCGAGGGAGAGGAGGGCTACATACACCTCTTCATGATAACGAGGATAATTCCTGGACAGGTGACATCTACAGAGGCAGAGCAAATGACCGGGCACCTGCTAAAGAGGATGACTCCAATGTGTCAGAAGCTCTTTCCTTGTTTCCTCAACCTAAATCTCTACTGAATAGGGTTATCCAGGTGGCCATATCGTCCAACAATATCTGG GAGCTACTGCAGTTCAGAACAACAGGAGGGAAGCTAAAGAAGTGTGAGCTGACTCTGCTCTGGCCCGAGGAGATGACATTCACAGCCAAAGCAGGCAGCCGGGCGGCAGCAGAGACTAGAGCTGCTGCACTTGCCTGCATGAAGCTAAAG GAATTGGAGCTGCTGGATAAGGACAACAACCCACTGACACATGCCAAGTATCATCGAGAAAAGGTGAGGGAGgctggagagagggagagacgcCCACTTCCATTGGAGATTCCAAAATATCTGGAGCAAAGCATGAGAGAGTACCTCACCCAG TACCCAGTGACAACAGAGGTACAGAAACTATGGGAAGAGGAAGAGGCAAAAGAACAGCAGACAATAAACCGGaatgatgaggaagaggaggacttTATAACAGATGCCATCACAGGCAGGCCGTACAGGCCTCTTTCTGAATCTGAGGCTCAGCAGCTCAGCATCCACATGCAGGAGAGATGGAACAGAGCGAACCCCGAACTGAGCCTCGAGCTCCCGGTCGACGCCCACCGTCAGCGTGTGATCTCGGCTGTGCAGGCCTCCAGGGTAGTTGTGATTGCTGGAGAAACAGGATGTGGCAAGACAACTCGGATCCCTCGTTTTCTGCTGGAGGATCGCGTGAGAGGGGGCAGCGGGGCTGAGTGCAACATCTTGGTAACCCAGCCTCGCCGGATCAGTGCTGTGTCGGTGGCCCACCGTGTTGCTCAGGAGATGGGTCCAGCTCTGAAACAGTCTGTAGGATATCAG GTGAGACTCGAGAGCCGACTCCCAGAGCACAGTGGAGGAGCGTTGCTCTTCCTCACAGTGGGCGTCCTGCTGAGGAAGCTGCAGTCAAACCCAACCCTGAAGGGAATCAGCCACGTGGTGGTTGACGAGGTCCACGAGAGAGACATAAACACAgacctgctgctggctctgcTGCGCACAAGCCTGAATGAGAACCCTGACCTGAGGGTCGTTCTCATGAGTGCCACTGGGGACAACCAGAGGCTGGCTCAGTACTTTGGAGGCTGCCCGATTGTAAAGGTGCCAGGGTTCATGCACCCAGTACGAGACAAGTACCTGGAAGATGTACTAAAGGAGATGGGGCGTCAGTCTCAGGTCCCAGAAAGGGTGAAGACAGACAAAGAG AACGATGCTACACCGGATCTTGATTTAGTCGCTGATGTCATCGAACACATTGACAGATGTGGAGAACCAG GTGcagtgctgtgtttcctcccaGGATGGCAGGACATAAAGGCTGTTCAAGAGAAGCTCGAGGAAAAACCGCGCTTCTCCTCTGGCTCCCAGATGATCCTGCCCT tGCACTCAAGTTTATCAGTGGCTGACCAGCAGGCTGTGTTCCAGCGCCCCCAAGTGGGACAAAGAAAGATTGTCCTCGCCACAAACATTGCTGAGACCTCAGTTACAATAGATGACATTGTTCACGTGGTGGATGCAGGAActcacaaagaacagaattatgACCCACGGACTAAG GTGTCCTGTCTGGATACAGTTTGGATTTCCCGTTCAAATGTTACACAAAGAAAAGGGAGAGCAGGCCGGTGTCAGCCGGGACAGTCCTACCACCTTTTCTCAAGAAAACAGCTGGAATCCATGCCTCCCTTTCCCATCCCTGAGATCCTGCGCACCCCACTTGAGAGTTTAGTAGTGCAGGCTAAAATCCACAGTCCAAACTCAAAG GCTGTAGATTTCTTATCCCAAGTATTGGACAGCCCAGAGCCAGAGTCTGTGAGAGATGCTGTCCGTAATCTACAAGATATAG GAGTCCTGGATAGGACCGAAACACTGACTCCATTAGGGGATCGTGTCGCCTGCATGTCATGTGACCCACGGCTGGGCAAAATATTAGTCCTGAGTAGCATGTTTAGATGTGTTCTGCCTATGTTGTCTGTAGCTGCCTGTCTCTCTAGAGACCCTTTCCACAACAGCTTGCAGAACAGAGCACTAGTCAACAAG GCCAAAGAGGCTCTGAGTGGCTCAAGCTACAGTGACTACCTGGTGTTCAGTAGAGCTGTTCTGGGCTGGAGGAAAGTTCAGCAGGAAGGCAACCGAGAGGACAGGGATGAATTTCTGGAGAGACACACCCTGTCCAAGGCCAGCCTTCGGTTTATAAACG GTCTTATATCTCAGTTCAGTGAGAATCTGCATGACGCCGGGCTGGTTTCTCATCCCGGTGACTGCCAGCGTTACACCTCTCTCTACAATGAGCACAGCAACCAGGAtgagctgcttaaagctgtgctgctggctgggcTGTATCCCAACCTCATTCAG gtGAAGAAAGGTGTTGTGACTAAAGGAGGACGCTTTCGTCCCAACAGCATTTCTTTGCGAACACTCAGTGGGCCAGTGCTGCTTCACCGCTCCTCAGTGAACCG AGGGGAAGAAGACCTCCCTAGTCGGTGGTTGACCTTCTTCAGTGCCATCAAGTCCAACGGGAATGTTTTCATCAGAGACTCTTCTGCAGTCCATCCACTCGCCCTGTTGCTGCTTACAGACTGTGATATCACAGAGATGG TGCATGGCGACAAAATAGAAGTATCATTTCCCGGACGATCTCTGGTGCGCTGTGAGCTGCCGGTTGAGACGTGGGAGCTGCTCTGGGAGCTACGCACTTCCATTCAGACCATGCTGCACCGAAACCTCAACAGCCCCAGTAACACAAACGCTTCTCAAGATGGAAAGCTCATCTCTTTACTAGTAGAGCTGCTGAACAATACAGATTCAAACCCTCTTATTCACAGCAGTGACAGTGAGGTGGATTGA
- the wrnip1 gene encoding ATPase WRNIP1: MANEKTAAAPDSVQCPVCFKDFTSATINGHLDICLLKGVTDSSPSTADESGPPVKKSRTGPEAVIKPAASSSSMASAQSPGMFSLFQSNRGKPPVQTERNGLFVGKQSPGSAASKGVKRLLNEEAELGAAGTEPLRSQQPAPASSGQGLKTAKRLSPRTLFAVDKPLAEVLRPETLEEYFGQNKVVGEQSLFRPLLNSQEIPSLILWGPPGCGKTTLAHIIASTSKKKGTARFVTLSATSTSTNEVREVIKQAQNELRLCKRKTILFIDEIHRFNKSQQDTFLPHVECGTVTLIGATTENPSFQVNAALLSRCKVVVLEKLSVEAMGSILNRAVATLGIRIQGQDSTNPKDEDQTDGHRPKIYIQQKALDTMAYLCDGDARVGLNSLQLAVQAQMSKTNLLAPDDSPQEILVTEEHVKEGLQRSHILYDKAGEEHYNCISALHKSMRGSHENASLYWLGRMLEGGEDPLYVARRLVRFASEDVGMADPAALTQAVSAFQACHFIGMPECEVILAQCVVYLAQAPKSVSIYKAYDNVKTCLRSHKGPLPPVPLHLRNAPTRLMKQLGYSKGYKYNPAFSSPVEQEYLPEELQGINFFTWKPSDS, encoded by the exons ATGGCGAACGAGAAGACAGCTGCAGCACCAGACTCGGTGCAATGTCCCGTTTGTTTTAAAGACTTCACGTCCGCCACAATCAACGGACATCTGGATATATGTCTGCTGAAAGGCGTTACTGACAGCAGCCCGTCCACAGCAGACGAGAGCGGACCTCCCGTAAAGAAATCCCGCACTGGTCCCGAGGCTGTCATCAAACCTgcagccagctcctcctccatGGCCAGCGCGCAGTCACCGGGGATGTTTTCGCTGTTTCAGAGCAACAGGGGGAAACCTCCGGTCCAGACTGAACGGAACGGTTTGTTTGTCGGTAAACAAAGTCCTGGCAGTGCTGCCAGCAAGGGGGTGAAACGTTTACTGAACGAGGAGGCGGAGCTTGGAGCAGCAGGTACGGAGCCTTTGAGGAGTCAGCAGCCCGCGCCTGCATCCAGCGGGCAGGGCTTGAAAACCGCGAAACGTCTATCACCGCGGACGTTGTTTGCAGTCGACAAGCCTCTGGCGGAGGTGCTGAGACCAGAAACACTGGAGGAATACTTTGGGCAAAATAAAGTTGTAGGAGAGCAAAGTCTCTTCCGGCCACTTCTTAACTCCCAGGAAATACCGTCGCTGATCCTCTGGGGACCTCCGGGATGCGGAAAG ACCACTCTAGCCCACATCATTGCCAGCACCAGTAAGAAGAAGGGGACGGCTCGCTTTGTAACTCTGTCCGCCACCAGTACATCCACCAATGAGGTCAGAGAAGTGATAAAGCAGGCGCAAAATGAACTCCGACTGTGCAAGAGGAAGACCATCCTGTTCATCGATGAAATTCACCGCTTCAATAAATCCCAACAG GACACCTTCCTTCCACATGTGGAGTGTGGCACAGTCACTTTGATTGGAGCGACCACTGAGAATCCATCCTTCCAGGTGAATGCTGCCCTGCTGAGCAGGTGCAAGGTGGTGGTTCTGGAGAAGCTGTCTGTGGAGGCGATGGGCTCGATCCTGAACAGAGCTGTGGCCACACTTGGGATCAGAATCCAGGGACAAGATTCGACAAACCCCAAAGATGAAGACCAAACAGATGGACACAG acCAAAGATTTACATTCAGCAAAAAGCCCTGGACACCATGGCCTACCTTTGTGATGGCGACGCAAGAGTCGGGCTCAATAGTCTCCAGCTGGCTGTTCAGGCTCAGATGTCCAAAACAAACCTCTTAGCACCTGACGATTCTCCTCAAGAGATACTAGTGACAGAAGAGCATGTCAAAGAAGGTCTCCAAAGGTCCCACATTCTCTATGATAAAGCTG GTGAAGAGCATTACAACTGCATATCAGCGTTACATAAGTCTATGAGAGGCTCCCATGAGAATGCGTCTCTCTACTGGCTGGGCCGTATGCTTGAGGGTGGCGAGGATCCGCTCTACGTGGCTCGCAGACTGGTCCGCTTTGCCAGTGAAGATGTGG GTATGGCAGATCCCGCCGCTCTTACTCAGGCTGTTTCTGCCTTCCAAGCCTGTCATTTCATTGGGATGCCTGAATGTGAG GTGATCCTCGCTCAGTGTGTGGTCTATCTGGCACAAGCACCCAAGTCTGTTTCGATCTACAAGGCCTATGATAATGTGAAGACCTGTTTGAGAAGCCACAAAGGTCCCCTGCCTCCCGTCCCCTTGCACCTCCGCAATGCCCCAACCAGGCTTATGAAACAGCTGGGTTACTCGAAAGGCTACAAATACAACCCAGCCTTCAGCAGCCCCGTAGAGCAGGAGTACTTACCTGAGGAGCTGCAAGGAATCAACTTCTTCACCTGGAAGCCCTCAGACTCATGA